The window GGATTGCGCACGGTCATGCCGGTGGCGATCGGCCTGTCGGGCTATCCGCCGGGACGTTATTTGCTGCTGAACGGGATTGGTGCGGCGATCTGGGCGGCTGCACTGGCCGCTGCGGCGTATCACTTCGGCGCGGTGCTCGAGGGCATGCTGGGCAGCGTCAAGAAGTACGAGCTATGGGTGCTCGGCGCCCTGCTGGTACTGGGCCTGGGTCTGTGGCTGCGTCGGCGCTTCAAGAATGCTCGCCTGGCGAAGAAGATCTACGCCGACGAGCAAGCCGAGCTGGCCAAGGCTGCCGAGACTAAGACGCCAATCGAGTGAAGCGGTCCCTGCAACAGTAGAGACCGATGCCGCTGAGCAGGCTGTAGCTGAGCAGGCCGATCCAGCCCACCGCGCTGGCCGGCCACAGCCCGACCACCGGCGCCAGCCACACCAGCGGCACATTCGATGCCAGCCGCAACAGCTCCAGCTTCAATGCCTGCGGGCGATTCTCCAGGGCCATGCCCAGCGTAAACAAGCCCAATGCCACCGCGCCCCAGCCCAACACCAGTGCGGCGGTCGGCAAACGCGGCTCAAGGTTCATCAAGTAGCTGCCCAGCGCAATGTAGACGCAGAACTGCAGCGCCACATACAGCTGCTGACGCCCGTCCAGCGGCACCTCGAATTTGCGGAACTGGCTCAGGTCCGGTTTGTTCATCGGGTACTTGGCCGCCACATCCGCCGGCCGCCACCCGGTGCGCATGAACCAGATCCGCAGCTTGTCCCATTTGCTTTCCGCCCGCCGCGCGTCATCCCAGAGCTGCGCGTAAAACTGCACGTTCGCCCACAACGGATTCCAGCTCGCCAGCGGCGTGGTCACGCCGAAAATCACCGGCTCGTTGTCGTCTTCTTCCTGGAACGAGCCGAATAGACGGTCCCAAATAATGAACACCCCGCCGTAGTTGCGATCCATGTAGAGA is drawn from Pseudomonas sp. 31-12 and contains these coding sequences:
- a CDS encoding DedA family protein, with product MLQQFLQEFGYFALFLGTFFEGETILVLAGFLAFRGYMDIKIVTIVAFCGSYAGDQLWYFLGRKHGRKLLARKPRWQMMGDRALEHIRKHPDIWVLSFRFVYGLRTVMPVAIGLSGYPPGRYLLLNGIGAAIWAAALAAAAYHFGAVLEGMLGSVKKYELWVLGALLVLGLGLWLRRRFKNARLAKKIYADEQAELAKAAETKTPIE
- a CDS encoding sterol desaturase family protein; this encodes MDFILYAVPFFFVLIAVELLADRWRGVSNYRVADAINSISTGVLSTTTGLLTKGVGLVTYAFALKHLALFELSADSVWVWVFAFVLYDFCYYWLHRMGHERNILWAAHSVHHQSEDYNLSTALRQTSTGFLLSWIFYLPMAVLGVPLLVFISVAALNLLYQFWVHTRHIPKLGWFEWFFVTPSNHRAHHAQNALYMDRNYGGVFIIWDRLFGSFQEEDDNEPVIFGVTTPLASWNPLWANVQFYAQLWDDARRAESKWDKLRIWFMRTGWRPADVAAKYPMNKPDLSQFRKFEVPLDGRQQLYVALQFCVYIALGSYLMNLEPRLPTAALVLGWGAVALGLFTLGMALENRPQALKLELLRLASNVPLVWLAPVVGLWPASAVGWIGLLSYSLLSGIGLYCCRDRFTRLAS